A portion of the Periophthalmus magnuspinnatus isolate fPerMag1 chromosome 2, fPerMag1.2.pri, whole genome shotgun sequence genome contains these proteins:
- the cnppd1 gene encoding protein CNPPD1, producing the protein MDFDALFSEKSLEFSDFQEFTFIPGHQKLSERVRKRLYYGLDKDVSLDALSGPVTDIAVEFFQKSAPSPIRKLHKKYAAHVAREACISPCAMMLALVYIERLRHRNPEYLQKISSSDLFLISMMVASKYLYDEGEEEEVFNDEWGTAGKMDVQTINSLEISFLSAIEWSLFTEPNDFFDILSQLETNIARRQGLRRGWFTYTDLCVLLEQSSWNQALMSMYQHFTKVSCLISLVYLTTVAGLFASSAVLHALSLHQDLSLLPASLAPLSPSHNLHIPAVHLTVPSPGHHRCCVLANKTPPLTPPQSPPSDPSPLLCFWGSLLASMGHFHLDQDTSWSYFCPGCLARSQKFQCGLKNSSFSDPGGLKYSEKGLESTVLGKVDPPLPEVKFGCCHPDAILNKALLVPG; encoded by the exons ATGGATTTCGACGCGTTATTTAGCGAAAAGTCCCTGGAGTTTTCCGATTTTCAAGAATTCACG TTCATCCCTGGTCATCAGAAGCTATCAGAGCGGGTCAGAAAACGCCTTTACTATGGACTGGACAAAGATGTGTCACTGGACGCACTCTCCGGACCTGTCACTG ATATTGCTGTTGAATTCTTCCAAAAATCTGCTCCCAGCCCTATACGAAAACTCCACAAGAAATATGCCGCCCATGTTGCCAG aGAGGCCTGTATCTCCCCATGTGCTATGATGCTAGCCCTGGTCTACATTGAACGACTCCGACACAGAAATCCCGAATATTTACAGAAGATCTCCTCATCCGACCTCTTCCTAATCTCAATG ATGGTTGCCAGTAAGTACCTGTACGAtgaaggtgaggaggaggaggtgtttaATGATGAGTGGGGCACCGCGGGAAAGATGGACGTTCAAACGATCAACAGCCTGGAGATCAGCTTTCTTAGCGCCATC GAGTGGAGTTTGTTCACGGAGCCAAACGATTTCTTTGACATCCTCAGTCAACTAGAAACTAA CATTGCACGGCGCCAGGGCCTGAGGAGAGGGTGGTTCACTTACACTGACCTCTGTGTCCTTTTGGAACAGTCCTCCTGGAACCAAGCTCTCATGTCTATGTACCAGCACTTTACCAAG gTCTCATGTCTGATCAGCCTGGTCTACCTCACCACTGTAGCCGGACTTTTCGCCTCCTCTGCTGTTCTGCATGCGCTCAGTCTGCACCAggacctctctctcctcccagcCTCTCTCGCCCCTCTCAGCCCCTCCCACAACCTGCACATTCCTGCGGTTCACCTCACAGTACCCTCTCCTGGTCACCACCGCTGTTGCGTCCTAGCTAACAAAACTCCACCCCTAACCCCACCCCAAAGTCCACCCAGTGACCCCTCCCCGCTGCTCTGTTTCTGGGGATCGCTCCTCGCCTCCATGGGACATTTCCACCTGGATCAGGACACGTCATGGTCCTATTTTTGCCCTGGATGCCTCGCCAGATCCCAAAAGTTCCAGTGTGGCCTTAAGAACTCCTCTTTTTCTGATCCTGGAGGTTTGAAATATTCCGAAAAAGGTTTGGAATCGACTGTTCTGGGAAAAGTTGATCCGCCACTACCTGAAGTTAAGTTTGGGTGCTGCCATCCGGACGCCATTTTGAACAAAGCGCTCCTCGTTCCCGGGTAG
- the prkag3a gene encoding 5'-AMP-activated protein kinase subunit gamma-1 isoform X3, whose amino-acid sequence MPFSGSGIHGRRGSFRFGADCGVFMDFMKSHSCYEAVPTSSKVLLLDTKLQVKAAFLALVSNGLRAAPLWDSRRQRFVGMLTITDFINSLHCFYRSPLVQMFELERHRIDTWRGLAFQKVYLKHSHHGLISISANTSLFEAVLMLLRFKIHRLPVLDPESGDVLHILTHKRILKFLYLYTLPRPRFLDQSVLDLGIGTFSDLAVIQDSDSLFSALTLFVQRRVSALPVVDQQGHVVGLYSRFDVINLAAQKSYSDLEVTMTETLKRRTCFIEGVLKCYPQESLETVLQRIVQAQVHRLVMVDSADRVQGIVSLSDLLQALVLSPAGINALLP is encoded by the exons ATGCCCTTCTCTGGCTCTGGGATCCATGGACGGCGTGGCTCTTTCAGGTTTG GTGCAGATTGTGGAGTTTTCATGGATTTCATGAAGAGTCACAGCTGTTACGAGGCTGTCCCCACCAGCAGCAAAGTCCTACTATTAGACACCAAGctccag GTGAAGGCTGCATTCTTGGCTCTGGTCTCTAACGGTCTCAGAGCAGCTCCTCTTTGGGACAGTAGGAGACAGCGCTTTGTTG ggATGCTGACGATCACAGACTTCATCAACAGCCTTCACTGCTTCTACAGGTCTCCTCTG GTTCAGATGTTTGAGCTGGAGCGCCATCGCATCGACACCTGGAGAGGTCTGGCCtttcaaa AAGTTTATCTGAAACATTCCCATCACGGTCTGATCAGCATCTCTGCAAACACCAG CTTGTTTGAGGCGGTCCTGATGTTGCTCCGGTTTAAGATCCATCGACTTCCTGTTCTGGATCCAGAGTCTGGAGATGTTCTGCACATCCTCACTCACAAACGCATCCTCAAGTTCCTCTACCTCTAT ACTCTTCCCAGACCCAGGTTCTTGGATCAGTCGGTCTTGGACTTGGGGATCGGGACTTTCTCAGACCTCGCTGTGATCCAGGACTCGGACTCTCTGTTCTCGGCTCTGACCCTGTTTGTCCAGCGGAGAGTCTCTGCGCTGCCTGTAGTCGACCagcaag GTCATGTGGTTGGGCTGTACTCTAGATTTGACGTCATT AACTTGGCGGCACAGAAGTCCTACTCAGACCTGGAGGTGACAATGACAGAAACTCTGAAACGAAGAACTTGTTTCATTGAAGGAGTCCTCAAATGTTACCCCCAAGAGAGTCTGGAGACCGTACTTCAGCGGATAGTTCAGgcacag GTCCATCGCCTGGTCATGGTGGACTCTGCAGACCGGGTCCAGGGGATTGTCTCTCTCTCAGACCTGCTCCAAGCTCTGGTCCTGAGCCCGGCTGGGATCAACGCCCtgctcccatga
- the prkag3a gene encoding 5'-AMP-activated protein kinase subunit gamma-1 isoform X1: protein MPFSGSGIHGRRGSFRFGADCGVFMDFMKSHSCYEAVPTSSKVLLLDTKLQVKAAFLALVSNGLRAAPLWDSRRQRFVGMLTITDFINSLHCFYRSPLVQMFELERHRIDTWRGLAFQKVYLKHSHHGLISISANTSLFEAVLMLLRFKIHRLPVLDPESGDVLHILTHKRILKFLYLYLQTLPRPRFLDQSVLDLGIGTFSDLAVIQDSDSLFSALTLFVQRRVSALPVVDQQGHVVGLYSRFDVINLAAQKSYSDLEVTMTETLKRRTCFIEGVLKCYPQESLETVLQRIVQAQVHRLVMVDSADRVQGIVSLSDLLQALVLSPAGINALLP from the exons ATGCCCTTCTCTGGCTCTGGGATCCATGGACGGCGTGGCTCTTTCAGGTTTG GTGCAGATTGTGGAGTTTTCATGGATTTCATGAAGAGTCACAGCTGTTACGAGGCTGTCCCCACCAGCAGCAAAGTCCTACTATTAGACACCAAGctccag GTGAAGGCTGCATTCTTGGCTCTGGTCTCTAACGGTCTCAGAGCAGCTCCTCTTTGGGACAGTAGGAGACAGCGCTTTGTTG ggATGCTGACGATCACAGACTTCATCAACAGCCTTCACTGCTTCTACAGGTCTCCTCTG GTTCAGATGTTTGAGCTGGAGCGCCATCGCATCGACACCTGGAGAGGTCTGGCCtttcaaa AAGTTTATCTGAAACATTCCCATCACGGTCTGATCAGCATCTCTGCAAACACCAG CTTGTTTGAGGCGGTCCTGATGTTGCTCCGGTTTAAGATCCATCGACTTCCTGTTCTGGATCCAGAGTCTGGAGATGTTCTGCACATCCTCACTCACAAACGCATCCTCAAGTTCCTCTACCTCTAT TTGCAGACTCTTCCCAGACCCAGGTTCTTGGATCAGTCGGTCTTGGACTTGGGGATCGGGACTTTCTCAGACCTCGCTGTGATCCAGGACTCGGACTCTCTGTTCTCGGCTCTGACCCTGTTTGTCCAGCGGAGAGTCTCTGCGCTGCCTGTAGTCGACCagcaag GTCATGTGGTTGGGCTGTACTCTAGATTTGACGTCATT AACTTGGCGGCACAGAAGTCCTACTCAGACCTGGAGGTGACAATGACAGAAACTCTGAAACGAAGAACTTGTTTCATTGAAGGAGTCCTCAAATGTTACCCCCAAGAGAGTCTGGAGACCGTACTTCAGCGGATAGTTCAGgcacag GTCCATCGCCTGGTCATGGTGGACTCTGCAGACCGGGTCCAGGGGATTGTCTCTCTCTCAGACCTGCTCCAAGCTCTGGTCCTGAGCCCGGCTGGGATCAACGCCCtgctcccatga
- the prkag3a gene encoding 5'-AMP-activated protein kinase subunit gamma-1 isoform X4, with product MPFSGSGIHGRRGSFRFGADCGVFMDFMKSHSCYEAVPTSSKVLLLDTKLQVKAAFLALVSNGLRAAPLWDSRRQRFVGMLTITDFINSLHCFYRSPLVQMFELERHRIDTWREVYLKHSHHGLISISANTSLFEAVLMLLRFKIHRLPVLDPESGDVLHILTHKRILKFLYLYLQTLPRPRFLDQSVLDLGIGTFSDLAVIQDSDSLFSALTLFVQRRVSALPVVDQQGHVVGLYSRFDVINLAAQKSYSDLEVTMTETLKRRTCFIEGVLKCYPQESLETVLQRIVQAQVHRLVMVDSADRVQGIVSLSDLLQALVLSPAGINALLP from the exons ATGCCCTTCTCTGGCTCTGGGATCCATGGACGGCGTGGCTCTTTCAGGTTTG GTGCAGATTGTGGAGTTTTCATGGATTTCATGAAGAGTCACAGCTGTTACGAGGCTGTCCCCACCAGCAGCAAAGTCCTACTATTAGACACCAAGctccag GTGAAGGCTGCATTCTTGGCTCTGGTCTCTAACGGTCTCAGAGCAGCTCCTCTTTGGGACAGTAGGAGACAGCGCTTTGTTG ggATGCTGACGATCACAGACTTCATCAACAGCCTTCACTGCTTCTACAGGTCTCCTCTG GTTCAGATGTTTGAGCTGGAGCGCCATCGCATCGACACCTGGAGAG AAGTTTATCTGAAACATTCCCATCACGGTCTGATCAGCATCTCTGCAAACACCAG CTTGTTTGAGGCGGTCCTGATGTTGCTCCGGTTTAAGATCCATCGACTTCCTGTTCTGGATCCAGAGTCTGGAGATGTTCTGCACATCCTCACTCACAAACGCATCCTCAAGTTCCTCTACCTCTAT TTGCAGACTCTTCCCAGACCCAGGTTCTTGGATCAGTCGGTCTTGGACTTGGGGATCGGGACTTTCTCAGACCTCGCTGTGATCCAGGACTCGGACTCTCTGTTCTCGGCTCTGACCCTGTTTGTCCAGCGGAGAGTCTCTGCGCTGCCTGTAGTCGACCagcaag GTCATGTGGTTGGGCTGTACTCTAGATTTGACGTCATT AACTTGGCGGCACAGAAGTCCTACTCAGACCTGGAGGTGACAATGACAGAAACTCTGAAACGAAGAACTTGTTTCATTGAAGGAGTCCTCAAATGTTACCCCCAAGAGAGTCTGGAGACCGTACTTCAGCGGATAGTTCAGgcacag GTCCATCGCCTGGTCATGGTGGACTCTGCAGACCGGGTCCAGGGGATTGTCTCTCTCTCAGACCTGCTCCAAGCTCTGGTCCTGAGCCCGGCTGGGATCAACGCCCtgctcccatga
- the prkag3a gene encoding 5'-AMP-activated protein kinase subunit gamma-1 isoform X5 yields the protein MPFSGSGIHGRRGSFRFGADCGVFMDFMKSHSCYEAVPTSSKVLLLDTKLQVKAAFLALVSNGLRAAPLWDSRRQRFVGMLTITDFINSLHCFYRSPLMFELERHRIDTWREVYLKHSHHGLISISANTSLFEAVLMLLRFKIHRLPVLDPESGDVLHILTHKRILKFLYLYLQTLPRPRFLDQSVLDLGIGTFSDLAVIQDSDSLFSALTLFVQRRVSALPVVDQQGHVVGLYSRFDVINLAAQKSYSDLEVTMTETLKRRTCFIEGVLKCYPQESLETVLQRIVQAQVHRLVMVDSADRVQGIVSLSDLLQALVLSPAGINALLP from the exons ATGCCCTTCTCTGGCTCTGGGATCCATGGACGGCGTGGCTCTTTCAGGTTTG GTGCAGATTGTGGAGTTTTCATGGATTTCATGAAGAGTCACAGCTGTTACGAGGCTGTCCCCACCAGCAGCAAAGTCCTACTATTAGACACCAAGctccag GTGAAGGCTGCATTCTTGGCTCTGGTCTCTAACGGTCTCAGAGCAGCTCCTCTTTGGGACAGTAGGAGACAGCGCTTTGTTG ggATGCTGACGATCACAGACTTCATCAACAGCCTTCACTGCTTCTACAGGTCTCCTCTG ATGTTTGAGCTGGAGCGCCATCGCATCGACACCTGGAGAG AAGTTTATCTGAAACATTCCCATCACGGTCTGATCAGCATCTCTGCAAACACCAG CTTGTTTGAGGCGGTCCTGATGTTGCTCCGGTTTAAGATCCATCGACTTCCTGTTCTGGATCCAGAGTCTGGAGATGTTCTGCACATCCTCACTCACAAACGCATCCTCAAGTTCCTCTACCTCTAT TTGCAGACTCTTCCCAGACCCAGGTTCTTGGATCAGTCGGTCTTGGACTTGGGGATCGGGACTTTCTCAGACCTCGCTGTGATCCAGGACTCGGACTCTCTGTTCTCGGCTCTGACCCTGTTTGTCCAGCGGAGAGTCTCTGCGCTGCCTGTAGTCGACCagcaag GTCATGTGGTTGGGCTGTACTCTAGATTTGACGTCATT AACTTGGCGGCACAGAAGTCCTACTCAGACCTGGAGGTGACAATGACAGAAACTCTGAAACGAAGAACTTGTTTCATTGAAGGAGTCCTCAAATGTTACCCCCAAGAGAGTCTGGAGACCGTACTTCAGCGGATAGTTCAGgcacag GTCCATCGCCTGGTCATGGTGGACTCTGCAGACCGGGTCCAGGGGATTGTCTCTCTCTCAGACCTGCTCCAAGCTCTGGTCCTGAGCCCGGCTGGGATCAACGCCCtgctcccatga
- the prkag3a gene encoding 5'-AMP-activated protein kinase subunit gamma-1 isoform X2, whose protein sequence is MPFSGSGIHGRRGSFRFGADCGVFMDFMKSHSCYEAVPTSSKVLLLDTKLQVKAAFLALVSNGLRAAPLWDSRRQRFVGMLTITDFINSLHCFYRSPLMFELERHRIDTWRGLAFQKVYLKHSHHGLISISANTSLFEAVLMLLRFKIHRLPVLDPESGDVLHILTHKRILKFLYLYLQTLPRPRFLDQSVLDLGIGTFSDLAVIQDSDSLFSALTLFVQRRVSALPVVDQQGHVVGLYSRFDVINLAAQKSYSDLEVTMTETLKRRTCFIEGVLKCYPQESLETVLQRIVQAQVHRLVMVDSADRVQGIVSLSDLLQALVLSPAGINALLP, encoded by the exons ATGCCCTTCTCTGGCTCTGGGATCCATGGACGGCGTGGCTCTTTCAGGTTTG GTGCAGATTGTGGAGTTTTCATGGATTTCATGAAGAGTCACAGCTGTTACGAGGCTGTCCCCACCAGCAGCAAAGTCCTACTATTAGACACCAAGctccag GTGAAGGCTGCATTCTTGGCTCTGGTCTCTAACGGTCTCAGAGCAGCTCCTCTTTGGGACAGTAGGAGACAGCGCTTTGTTG ggATGCTGACGATCACAGACTTCATCAACAGCCTTCACTGCTTCTACAGGTCTCCTCTG ATGTTTGAGCTGGAGCGCCATCGCATCGACACCTGGAGAGGTCTGGCCtttcaaa AAGTTTATCTGAAACATTCCCATCACGGTCTGATCAGCATCTCTGCAAACACCAG CTTGTTTGAGGCGGTCCTGATGTTGCTCCGGTTTAAGATCCATCGACTTCCTGTTCTGGATCCAGAGTCTGGAGATGTTCTGCACATCCTCACTCACAAACGCATCCTCAAGTTCCTCTACCTCTAT TTGCAGACTCTTCCCAGACCCAGGTTCTTGGATCAGTCGGTCTTGGACTTGGGGATCGGGACTTTCTCAGACCTCGCTGTGATCCAGGACTCGGACTCTCTGTTCTCGGCTCTGACCCTGTTTGTCCAGCGGAGAGTCTCTGCGCTGCCTGTAGTCGACCagcaag GTCATGTGGTTGGGCTGTACTCTAGATTTGACGTCATT AACTTGGCGGCACAGAAGTCCTACTCAGACCTGGAGGTGACAATGACAGAAACTCTGAAACGAAGAACTTGTTTCATTGAAGGAGTCCTCAAATGTTACCCCCAAGAGAGTCTGGAGACCGTACTTCAGCGGATAGTTCAGgcacag GTCCATCGCCTGGTCATGGTGGACTCTGCAGACCGGGTCCAGGGGATTGTCTCTCTCTCAGACCTGCTCCAAGCTCTGGTCCTGAGCCCGGCTGGGATCAACGCCCtgctcccatga
- the prkag3a gene encoding 5'-AMP-activated protein kinase subunit gamma-1 isoform X6, with protein MDGVALSGADCGVFMDFMKSHSCYEAVPTSSKVLLLDTKLQVKAAFLALVSNGLRAAPLWDSRRQRFVGMLTITDFINSLHCFYRSPLVQMFELERHRIDTWRGLAFQKVYLKHSHHGLISISANTSLFEAVLMLLRFKIHRLPVLDPESGDVLHILTHKRILKFLYLYLQTLPRPRFLDQSVLDLGIGTFSDLAVIQDSDSLFSALTLFVQRRVSALPVVDQQGHVVGLYSRFDVINLAAQKSYSDLEVTMTETLKRRTCFIEGVLKCYPQESLETVLQRIVQAQVHRLVMVDSADRVQGIVSLSDLLQALVLSPAGINALLP; from the exons ATGGACGGCGTGGCTCTTTCAG GTGCAGATTGTGGAGTTTTCATGGATTTCATGAAGAGTCACAGCTGTTACGAGGCTGTCCCCACCAGCAGCAAAGTCCTACTATTAGACACCAAGctccag GTGAAGGCTGCATTCTTGGCTCTGGTCTCTAACGGTCTCAGAGCAGCTCCTCTTTGGGACAGTAGGAGACAGCGCTTTGTTG ggATGCTGACGATCACAGACTTCATCAACAGCCTTCACTGCTTCTACAGGTCTCCTCTG GTTCAGATGTTTGAGCTGGAGCGCCATCGCATCGACACCTGGAGAGGTCTGGCCtttcaaa AAGTTTATCTGAAACATTCCCATCACGGTCTGATCAGCATCTCTGCAAACACCAG CTTGTTTGAGGCGGTCCTGATGTTGCTCCGGTTTAAGATCCATCGACTTCCTGTTCTGGATCCAGAGTCTGGAGATGTTCTGCACATCCTCACTCACAAACGCATCCTCAAGTTCCTCTACCTCTAT TTGCAGACTCTTCCCAGACCCAGGTTCTTGGATCAGTCGGTCTTGGACTTGGGGATCGGGACTTTCTCAGACCTCGCTGTGATCCAGGACTCGGACTCTCTGTTCTCGGCTCTGACCCTGTTTGTCCAGCGGAGAGTCTCTGCGCTGCCTGTAGTCGACCagcaag GTCATGTGGTTGGGCTGTACTCTAGATTTGACGTCATT AACTTGGCGGCACAGAAGTCCTACTCAGACCTGGAGGTGACAATGACAGAAACTCTGAAACGAAGAACTTGTTTCATTGAAGGAGTCCTCAAATGTTACCCCCAAGAGAGTCTGGAGACCGTACTTCAGCGGATAGTTCAGgcacag GTCCATCGCCTGGTCATGGTGGACTCTGCAGACCGGGTCCAGGGGATTGTCTCTCTCTCAGACCTGCTCCAAGCTCTGGTCCTGAGCCCGGCTGGGATCAACGCCCtgctcccatga